AAGGACCTCGACGTCCGGTGTTACATGGTATGGTCTGTCCACTGGAAGCTCCTCCGTTTGCCACTCCTGAACACCGCGCGTGTCTGAAGCGTCACACTTCTTTTCACTTTTTCGTGGGTGCCGGTCTCTCTTCCCGCTGACAGGGGGCGGGGGAGAGTCGTACGTGCTCGCCCGGCACGACGGGCGCGTCTCACACAGCCGTGCGGGTCAGGGAGGAAGCGATTCCTACAGGCACGCCGGGTCGAGCGTCGTCCTCAGAATCACACGCTTGAAGCCGTTCTCGAAGATGGGGTAGGCGGCGGCGGAGGCGCCGTCCCAGGTCTCCTCGCAGATCTCGCCGGAGCGCATGGCGCGGCGCATGACGTCGCGTTCCTGCGGGGTGACGGGCTGGATGCCGAACGGGTGGCTGGTCTGGCGGTTGACGAGGCGGCCGTTGTCGAACACGGAGATGGTCGCCTCGGCGAAGTCGAGCGAGCGGAGTGCGACGACCTCGTGCGAGGCGGTCGAAAACGCGGCTTTGAGGCGCAACAGGTCGAAGGGTCGCGCTCCCGCGTCCTCGCGCAGGCAGGCGCGGAAGAAGCGGCCGGGACACAGGAGCGCGGCGGCGCCGCGCATGGCGATGTCGTGTTTGAGCTGCTTGTTGTGGAAGCCGATGGGGAGCTCGAGTTCCATGATCTCGTGGGCGAGCGTGAAGTTGCGCCGCTCAGTGCGGCCCGTCTTGCCCAGATCGACGAACTTCATGCCTCGGTAGAGGTAGCTCTGGCCGCGGCGCTGCGGCAGCTCGCGGTCGAGCACGCTGATGCGCGCGGCGCGGGCGATGCGTGTGGGATCAACGGGCGGCCCGTCGATGCGCGCCGACATGAGCAGCCGCTCGACGGTCGCCTCAATGAGGGCCTCGCGTTCCTCGAAGTCGTACACGGCCTGTTCCACTTCCCCCTGACGGCGGAACGCCGTGTCTATTGGGAGTCCGCCTCGATCTCGCCGCTATCCAGCGCGTCGCCGAAGGCCTTGACGTAGGCCTCGACCATGCGCGCCACGGCCTCCTGGATCTTGGCGTCCTGCCCCTCGAGCGCCTGCTGGATGCGCGACGTGGGGCGGTGGCGGATCTCCTCGAGGATCTTCTTGTAGCCCTCGGGCGTGGCCTCGGAGCCTTCGTAGTTGGAGTGCGAGGCGAGTGCCTCGACCTCGTCAACGGAGACGTCCGGCGGACACTGGGTGGACCGCAAGAAGCCACGGAGGTTGTCTGGAAGCTCATCGACCTCCGGCTCGAGGTATCCCAGATCCCGGAGCATCTGCCGGAGCGAGATGTTGAGCGCCTTGGCGATCTTGCACAGCGTTTCGATCTTGGGCAGACCGCGCTCCTCTTTCGACAGGCGGCTGATGTGGGCGTCCGAGATCCCCGAGCGGTACGAGAGCTGGCTCTGCGAGATCCCGTGCTCCCGAAGCTTGCTTGTCAGGTACTGCCCGAACCTGCTCATCCCCATGTAGTCCCTCCTCTAACGGCATGCCGGCCATGCTGGGACGGCATAGCTGGCGCCGCAGTCACCCAACGCCGGTGGGTCTGGGCAACGATCCACACCCGAGAACACCTACCAGCTCTACCCCAACATCAACAATAGCACCGGAAATGTAGAAAAGCAAGGGGGGTCTTACACAAAAGCAAGCATGGCTGGACCTTAGGCTTTGGCCTGCATGCCCGGCCCTGACCGGTCCCGGGGTGTTGCACGTGGCGAAATCCGTCAACTCCGGCCCCCATTGCGCCGACATCTATCCTGGATGCGCTGTGATAGGGCCTCTGAAGGAGGCCGGCGTATGCCCAGCACCAGTTGGCGGTGAAGGCAGCGCGGACGTCGTCGGTTGCACGGCACCAGAAGGACGGTTGCAGGCCATGACAGAGACAGACCTTGTTCATCTCGAAACGCGGCTGCACGAACTCGAACACCAGGTGCTCAAGGCGCAGCGGTTCATGCACGACTTCATCGAGAGTGCGCGGCTCATGGTCATCGGCCTGGATCGCGAGGGCCGGATCACGATCTTCAACCGGAAGGCCGAGGAGACGACCGGCTACGCCAAGGAAGACGTGCTCGGCTCGAAGCTCAGCGAGGTGTTCGGCCCTGAGCATGGCAGCACGATGCACACGTTGGCCGAGCAGTTCGAGGTTTGCGGCGGCCACGGCTTTCGGTGCGAGACGCAGGTTGTGCTCGCATCGGGCGAGCAGCGGACGATCGTCTGGCATTCGAGCTGTCTGACCGACGAGGACGAGGTGGTCGGCCTCATGGCGTTCGGCGAGGATCGCACCGCCGAGAAGTGGGAGAACGACCGGCGGCGCTGGTTCGACCGGATGAGCGTGTTCCAGCAGTTCTCCGGCGAGATGGCGCACGGCTTCAACAACCTGCTGGGCATGGTGCTCGGTTACGCCTCGCTGCTGCGGGGCCTGTGCCTGCCGGGCAGCATCCAGCATGAGTACGCCGAGCAGGTCGAGGAAGGCATTCGGCGCAGCGCCCAGGTCCTGTGGCGATTGCTCGAGTTCGCTCGCGGCGGCGCGCCCAAGCCCGAGCGGTTCGACGTCGGCGAGCGCGTCGGCCGAGCACTCGACGACCTGCGCCGCGGCGCACCGCACGGGGTCGAGCTCACCTATACCGCGCCGAAGGATACCGTCCAGGCTGTGAGCGACCCGCGCCAGCTCGACCAGGTGCTCGGCGAGGTGGTCCAGAATGCTTTCGAGTCAATGAGCGACGGCGGGCGCGTCGAGGTCAGCGTCGGGGCCGCCGAGATGGGCGCCGACTGGGCCGCCCAGCGGCCGGGGCTCGAGGCGGGCTCGTACGCCGTTGTGCGCGTGGCCGACAGCGGTCCGGGCGTTATGCCCGACCATGCGTTCAAGCTGTTCGAGCCGTTCACCACGACGAAGCAGACTCGGTGCGCGGGGCTGGGGCTCTCGATCGCGTACGGCGTCATACGCAGGAACCGCGGCTGGATCGAGCTCGGCGGCACGCCGGGCGCCGGCACGACCGTATCGCTCTACCTGCCCATCGATGGCGTGGTCGCCGAGCAGACCGCCGAGCGTCACGCCCAGCGCAAAGGGCCGCAGACCATCCTGCTCGTTGATGATGAGAGCACGCTGGTCGAGACCGTCTCCGACATGCTGCGCCATCTCGGCTACCTTGTACTTACCGCCGCCGACGGCGATGAAGCGGTCCAGATCTACGAGGAGCACCGGGCCAACGTTGACCTCATCATTCTCGACATGATGATGCCGCGCAAGAGCGGCGCCGAGACGTACGAGGCGCTCAAGCGCATCGAGCCCGAGGTCAAGGTGCTGCTCACGAGCGGCTTCGAGCAGCAGAAAGCCGTCGCCGAGGGCATGTGCGACGAGGGCGCCGCCGGCTTCGTCGAGAAGCCCTACCGCCTCAAAGACCTCTCCCAGTTCGTCCGCCGCGCCATCGAACGCCACGCGTAGCATGGGCTTCCAGCCCATGCGCTTCGCGCGCGGCCCCGTTCCGACGGGCGAACCCGT
This window of the Verrucomicrobiota bacterium genome carries:
- a CDS encoding helix-turn-helix transcriptional regulator — encoded protein: MSRFGQYLTSKLREHGISQSQLSYRSGISDAHISRLSKEERGLPKIETLCKIAKALNISLRQMLRDLGYLEPEVDELPDNLRGFLRSTQCPPDVSVDEVEALASHSNYEGSEATPEGYKKILEEIRHRPTSRIQQALEGQDAKIQEAVARMVEAYVKAFGDALDSGEIEADSQ
- a CDS encoding response regulator, producing the protein MTETDLVHLETRLHELEHQVLKAQRFMHDFIESARLMVIGLDREGRITIFNRKAEETTGYAKEDVLGSKLSEVFGPEHGSTMHTLAEQFEVCGGHGFRCETQVVLASGEQRTIVWHSSCLTDEDEVVGLMAFGEDRTAEKWENDRRRWFDRMSVFQQFSGEMAHGFNNLLGMVLGYASLLRGLCLPGSIQHEYAEQVEEGIRRSAQVLWRLLEFARGGAPKPERFDVGERVGRALDDLRRGAPHGVELTYTAPKDTVQAVSDPRQLDQVLGEVVQNAFESMSDGGRVEVSVGAAEMGADWAAQRPGLEAGSYAVVRVADSGPGVMPDHAFKLFEPFTTTKQTRCAGLGLSIAYGVIRRNRGWIELGGTPGAGTTVSLYLPIDGVVAEQTAERHAQRKGPQTILLVDDESTLVETVSDMLRHLGYLVLTAADGDEAVQIYEEHRANVDLIILDMMMPRKSGAETYEALKRIEPEVKVLLTSGFEQQKAVAEGMCDEGAAGFVEKPYRLKDLSQFVRRAIERHA